gtatactttgcgggcatttgaatttaaacaaaaaagaaaaaaaatttgaatttggccggttaccagtcaaaccgaccggtataccggtacgaaccggttgtactgcgaaatttgaatttcaccggtaccgaccggtttccggccaaaccggaccagTATGCCGGTACCGGACCGCACCGGTttggtcggaccggtcggtaagTAAAACCCTGGGTGTGCCATGGTGGTTGGAAAGGTACCAGGAGGTATTGAGGGATATCTTTCCTATTTTGGTAAGATACCAACTTTACCAAGTGGTACTTATTTTGGTATGGATCTCACCTATTTTGGTACCAATCAGCTTTTTCTTGGTGTTTCATGAATCTTCTTATGTCTCCGTTGATTTGCCGTGCCAATGGACGATCCCCGTTAATTTCAACCATGGTAAAATTTCTCATAGGACAAAATCACCAATGTTCCATAAATTTACCATTTTACCCCTACTGATTTATCTGTATGGAAGCTGACTCAGTTATTACACTACCATAATGAAAATTGAATTcagtaagaaaaaaataaaaaataaaactcaGTATTGTACGTGGACTTCTTAGCATCCACACCAAAAGCCCACTACTACTACTTTCACCATCCACCAAGATAGGGAGTGGAACCATGGCCTCAATAATTATCTGCAGTGACGTTGGATATACGTATGCCGATCGATTTCAGAAAACATACTAAGGAGTTCATTCAggagttttctgcagaaaactaaACTACACATCCGATCTGGTGAGTACGTACTGCAAGCATATGCAGCTACACTCGTGTTCATAAAACATTCGGGAAATGTAAAACTGATGCCACACAGCCATGCAAGCTAGCGATCGTATTTACAATGCAAGTAGACAAGTTGTATCCGTCGTCAGATCTCCATGATCCTCCCGAGCTCGTCCCAGGTGCTACCGCTGTCTCTGAAGGTCGTCAGCTCGCTCCACACTGACACCGATGGCAGCAAAGGAGCTCCCATCAATCCTGATGAACCTGCTGTTGTTTTGTCTGATGATGACACGCCATGGAAACCGTGCAGGAGCGGCTGGTGGTGGTCAGTGGGATAAGCCTCGCTCGCCTCTGACGAATCGAAGCTGCTCGTCATGGAAGCGCCGTGCTGATGGTGATAGCGGCAGTCATAGTAATACTGCaactgctgctgcggctgctgctgctggcttcgTTTGCTGCCGTGTTCTTGTTTCTGCTGCTGGCACCTCCTGTTGTAGGACATGTTCCTCTTGAAGATCCGGCATATCGTCCAGATTTCCTGTGTCATTAGATAGACATGAACAAATAATTAGCAATTGCGTTTCAGTTTATCTGTGATGACTAGAGCAAGGTTGATCTGAAATTGTTAGCACTGAGTCACTGACTGCATCTtggagctcggccgccgccgccgccgtcgaggggAGACGGAACTCGCGCATCATCCAGTCGGTCTTGGTGCCCCTGCCGGCGCTGCCGCGGTAGTAGACGAGGGACTTCTTGAGCCCGAGgcactcgccgccggcgccgccgtgtaTGGGCTTGTCGATGCCGGTGGCCTTCCAGAAGCCGGAGCCGGTGACGCGGTTGGGCCGGATGCTGTTCCTGTACTTGCGGCCACGCAGGCAGAAGAAGTAGCATTCTTTGTCTCCTGCGCCCTGCACCACATGCCGAGCTTCATCTGCATATTATTCATCATGCCCTCCATACAGTTAGCTGTTAGCTCCGATCGACGATCCATGCTTCCATGAAAGAACACAAACACAACCAGTCAAATTCAGAAATTACTTGGAAGATCCCAGGGGTCGTGCTTGTAGATGTCGACCTCCTTGATGGTGTCAATACTGAAGCCCTTCTTCTGCACCTTCCTCGTAAGGTAGAAGCTCAAGAGCTCCTGATCCGTCGGATGGAACCGGAACCCAGGAAACACCAAATCATCATCTTCAGTTCCGACTTCCACTCCGCCACCGCTCTCCTTGACCATTTCCGACGGCTTCTTCTCCTCCATATGGCTGGCTTTAGAAGCTTTTGTTCTTGCTTCTAGGGCTAAGGTAGCTGCTTACATGTCATACATGCATGGTGATGGGGTCAAATGGAGGGTGTGTAGTACGGACTTGGCTAATCGCTGTACTAATATGTTTGGATGGCCTCTTCTTGATTGGTCCTTATTGTAAATGTTAAACATAGAGAAAGATTAAGATGCCAGAAATTTCTGCCCCCAAGTCAAGTCAATGAAATTTTGACCTTATAAGTAGAACTTTCTCATTTCATTTCCTGCACAAATTAGAGAAACTAAGAACTAATTAACCTAATCTACTTTACAAATTTTTAACGACTCAATTTTTTACTTGAACGCTTCTTagtgatattttttttatggaTGAGGACTCTTTCTGATCTTTTGTACTATAGGAAGAATTTATTTCAGATGATGCCCAGAGATCTTTTTTCTATGGTTGAGCACATCAACACTATGTTGTGCCAAGTCAAGGCAGGGGTCATGCCCTTTGACTCGGTAAGAATGTTGATTTGTTTAATCTAGTCCTTTTAATTTTGCATGGGTGAATTACCTTCTATCCGTTTTTTTACCACAAATGAGGGTGAGTGGTAATTCCTACAACAACATGTCTTAGTTTCAGCCAGGACTTCATTTACCAATACCAACCAGAAGTTACTAGTAGATTTTTGTTCCTAGGAAGAAGGACAAGCTACGTGCCATTGCATTATAGgagcaaaaaaaataatttactaGATTTTTCTCTCAAATTGGACCCTTTTGCTTGTTTGCAATTAATTTTGGGCCTGAATGGTATCTACCAGATATTTTGGAGTACATTTGTTACTTACTTGTGTAATTTCTCTTTATGGCCAGTTGTTGTCGTGATTTGAGACCCTGGTTGTTTCTTCAAATTAACAGGAAAATAGTTTCAAGATGTAAAAGCTAACCGTTCATACATAATTTTTCTGCTGAGTAAAGGGTTGATCAAAAAAATT
The nucleotide sequence above comes from Panicum virgatum strain AP13 chromosome 3K, P.virgatum_v5, whole genome shotgun sequence. Encoded proteins:
- the LOC120700211 gene encoding transcription factor JUNGBRUNNEN 1-like, with the protein product MEEKKPSEMVKESGGGVEVGTEDDDLVFPGFRFHPTDQELLSFYLTRKVQKKGFSIDTIKEVDIYKHDPWDLPNEARHVVQGAGDKECYFFCLRGRKYRNSIRPNRVTGSGFWKATGIDKPIHGGAGGECLGLKKSLVYYRGSAGRGTKTDWMMREFRLPSTAAAAAELQDAEIWTICRIFKRNMSYNRRCQQQKQEHGSKRSQQQQPQQQLQYYYDCRYHHQHGASMTSSFDSSEASEAYPTDHHQPLLHGFHGVSSSDKTTAGSSGLMGAPLLPSVSVWSELTTFRDSGSTWDELGRIMEI